GTCAACTCTTCCGGTCTTGGAAGGAGGAACCGGCAAGGGGTGAGTATTTCTTATACACGTGATTTCGATCGTGTATTTGGAACGAAACCCAGGCGGGTAAAGGTGCCTGAGCCGGCTGAGCCAGCGAAAGTGGATGGGGGGAAATAGATATCAGAGGGCAAACCTTGAGAGCCTCTCAACAAGTTTCAATTTCACACAGGATTATTTTATATTAAAAAACATGAGAACATTAGCATTATTAGCCATCTGTATAACATTTGCTTTGCTCACCAGTTGTGAGCAGACGCAAAACAATTCAACAGAACAGGCACAGATCAATTCCAACAAACCCGCACAAGACAGTGCTAAGCAGCCAGCCAACGACTCTGCAGCGCAGGCTCAAAACAATACTGAAGAAAAAGCAAACCAGTTGTTAAAGGAGTTTTATACGAAGTATATTACAGCCTTTGCTACGGAGCCTGCCGGTCCTGAGAATGAAAAGAAAATAAAAGAGTTACAGAAAGAATACTGCACAGCAGCATTTTTTAAGAAAATTCCAGGCATCATAGAGGAATCAGAAGCTGATCCATTTTTAGATGCCCAGGACAGTAATATTGCTTACCTGGAAACATTAACTATTGAAAAAGGAGCAGCAAAGGATGAATATATTGTCTCTTATATTCCAAAAGAAGATAAAATTATTGTTCATGTCACAGTAGTTAAAGAAGGAGATAGTTATAAAATAGATTCAGTAAAGTAATTTCGTTTCTTCTCTTCAAATTAGTTCAACAATATTAGCAAGCTCTTTCAGTAGGAAGCCCCGATGTTCTTCAATGGTAGAAGCCTTATTAAGTTATTTATCACCTCGTAGCATTGTCTTAACAAGCGCTAAATCATACCAATTCTCATTTGGCAGACAGCTTTGTACATCGATAGTTACAGATTTTGACCGACTGCCCGCAGACAGCCATTTGTAAAAACATTGTAGTGGCTATAGCAATTCGATTTGTATTGCCTGTACATTATGGCCTCCCGCCAGTAATGGTGCCACCGGCAGCTTTGCACCTATCTCATTTATGATTCTATGAAATAAAGGCAGAAATGCTTCTTTTCGAGACAATACAAAATCGGCGTACGGGCATTTTTTCAGTATTTCGAAATTGTTACGCAAACGTTCCCAAAAAGCCGGGGGTTGATGGGCAAAAAAAATAGATTTCGTTGAAAAATAACGGAAGATTATTGAATTTCATCCAATTAGAGAAAACGCTAACATACGAACAAG
The Filimonas effusa genome window above contains:
- a CDS encoding DUF3828 domain-containing protein, producing MRTLALLAICITFALLTSCEQTQNNSTEQAQINSNKPAQDSAKQPANDSAAQAQNNTEEKANQLLKEFYTKYITAFATEPAGPENEKKIKELQKEYCTAAFFKKIPGIIEESEADPFLDAQDSNIAYLETLTIEKGAAKDEYIVSYIPKEDKIIVHVTVVKEGDSYKIDSVK